One region of Olleya sp. Hel_I_94 genomic DNA includes:
- the metF gene encoding methylenetetrahydrofolate reductase [NAD(P)H] translates to MKVTEHITRGKGKTQFSFEILPPLKGQHIQSIFDNIDPLMAFNPPFIDVTYHREEYHYKDLGDGLLKKQVVKKRPGTVGICAAIQNKYNVDAIPHILCGGFTKEDTENFLIDLDFLNIDNVMALRGDAVKTETYFTPEKEGHAYASDLVKQITALNKANYLDDQLLNCSATDFCVGVGAYPEKHMEAPSLESDIHFLKKKIKNGAEYVVTQMFFDNQKYFQFVDKCRNEGITVPIIPGLKPISTLKQLNVIPHRFHVDLPEALIKSIIKCKTNVEVRQVGIEWCIQQSLELKKAGIPMLHYYSMGKSDNIKAIAEAVF, encoded by the coding sequence ATGAAAGTAACAGAACATATAACGAGAGGTAAAGGGAAAACGCAATTTTCGTTCGAGATTTTACCGCCTTTAAAAGGACAACATATCCAATCTATTTTTGATAATATTGATCCCTTAATGGCATTTAATCCGCCTTTTATTGATGTCACTTACCATCGTGAGGAGTATCATTACAAAGATTTGGGTGACGGATTGCTTAAAAAACAAGTGGTTAAAAAGCGTCCTGGAACCGTTGGAATTTGTGCTGCAATCCAAAATAAATATAATGTGGATGCCATTCCGCATATTTTATGTGGTGGTTTTACTAAAGAGGATACTGAGAATTTTTTAATTGATTTAGACTTTTTAAATATCGATAATGTAATGGCATTGCGTGGTGATGCTGTTAAAACTGAAACTTATTTTACGCCAGAAAAAGAAGGTCATGCGTATGCTAGTGATTTGGTAAAACAAATAACAGCTTTAAATAAAGCTAATTATTTGGATGATCAACTGCTTAATTGTAGTGCGACGGATTTTTGTGTTGGTGTTGGTGCATACCCAGAAAAACATATGGAAGCACCAAGTCTGGAAAGTGATATTCATTTTTTAAAAAAGAAGATTAAAAATGGTGCTGAATATGTGGTGACACAAATGTTTTTTGATAATCAAAAGTATTTTCAGTTTGTAGATAAATGCAGAAACGAAGGGATTACTGTGCCGATTATTCCTGGTTTAAAACCAATATCAACTTTAAAGCAGTTAAATGTTATTCCACATCGTTTTCATGTTGATTTGCCAGAAGCTTTAATTAAAAGTATTATTAAATGTAAAACTAATGTTGAGGTCAGACAGGTTGGTATTGAGTGGTGTATCCAGCAATCTTTAGAGCTTAAAAAAGCAGGCATACCAATGTTGCATTACTACTCGATGGGAAAAAGCGATAATATTAAAGCAATTGCCGAAGCTGTTTTTTAA
- a CDS encoding RrF2 family transcriptional regulator — translation MLSKKTKYGIKALVHLAKKDQRCPVQISTISSAENISQKFLETILLTLKKNGILGSKKGKAGGYYLLKEPKGVSMADVMRILEGPIAMVPCVSLNFYEACSDCPDETICAVHNLMEEVRDSSLKIFNNKTLADFI, via the coding sequence ATGCTTTCTAAGAAAACAAAATACGGAATTAAGGCTTTAGTACACTTAGCTAAAAAGGACCAACGTTGTCCTGTGCAAATTAGTACGATATCTTCGGCTGAAAATATTTCTCAAAAATTTTTAGAGACAATCCTACTTACATTAAAAAAAAATGGGATTTTAGGTTCTAAAAAAGGAAAAGCAGGTGGTTATTACCTTTTAAAAGAGCCTAAAGGTGTTAGTATGGCAGATGTCATGCGTATTTTAGAAGGACCTATTGCAATGGTGCCTTGCGTAAGTTTAAATTTTTACGAGGCTTGTAGCGATTGTCCAGATGAAACCATTTGTGCTGTCCATAACTTAATGGAAGAGGTTAGAGATAGTTCTCTTAAAATTTTTAACAACAAGACTTTAGCAGATTTTATTTAA
- a CDS encoding DUF2061 domain-containing protein yields MNLDMILDAFFKVENKKKEAKSSEENINRSILKTISWRVIGTLDTLVITYFITGTLQMALSISFIEFFSKMLLYFFHERAWNKIKLGK; encoded by the coding sequence TTGAATTTAGATATGATTTTAGATGCGTTTTTTAAAGTAGAAAACAAAAAGAAGGAAGCTAAGTCATCCGAAGAGAACATTAATAGAAGCATCCTTAAAACAATAAGTTGGAGAGTTATTGGTACGTTAGATACTTTAGTAATTACCTATTTTATTACTGGCACTTTACAAATGGCTTTAAGTATTAGTTTTATAGAGTTTTTTTCTAAAATGTTACTTTACTTTTTTCATGAACGTGCTTGGAACAAAATTAAATTAGGAAAATGA
- a CDS encoding phosphoadenosine phosphosulfate reductase family protein, with protein MIQIDIDSINQKLKDKTPQEIVNWAIGIAKNPLVTTNFRPYEAAILHLVSNQKKDIKVIWCDTGYNTPNTYKHAESVINTLNLNVKLYVPKQTVAHRDVVLGIPDVNDPNHKLFTEQVKLEPFTRAFLEHKPDVWFTNLRKGQTAFRDSIDVVSVDKNGVIKVSPFYNFTDESLDAYLEKHQLPNEFKYFDPTKVLGNRECGLHA; from the coding sequence ATGATACAAATAGATATAGATAGTATTAACCAAAAATTAAAAGATAAAACACCACAGGAGATTGTCAATTGGGCTATTGGTATTGCCAAAAACCCTTTGGTTACTACTAATTTTAGACCTTATGAAGCTGCAATATTACATTTAGTATCCAATCAAAAAAAGGATATAAAGGTAATTTGGTGCGACACAGGATATAATACGCCTAATACCTATAAACATGCCGAGTCGGTTATTAATACCCTAAATTTAAACGTAAAACTATATGTCCCAAAACAGACTGTTGCACATCGTGATGTAGTTTTAGGTATTCCTGATGTAAATGATCCTAATCATAAACTATTTACAGAACAAGTTAAGCTAGAGCCATTTACTAGAGCATTTTTAGAGCATAAACCAGATGTTTGGTTTACTAATTTGCGTAAAGGTCAAACTGCTTTTAGAGATAGTATTGATGTTGTATCTGTGGATAAAAATGGAGTAATTAAAGTTAGTCCATTTTATAATTTTACAGATGAAAGCCTTGATGCATATCTTGAAAAACATCAACTACCAAACGAGTTTAAATACTTTGATCCAACTAAAGTTTTAGGTAATAGAGAATGCGGTTTACACGCATAA
- the cysD gene encoding sulfate adenylyltransferase subunit CysD has protein sequence MKNTSQINPLENEAIYIFREVAAQFEKPVLLFSGGKDSITLVRLAQKAFYPAKIPFPLMHIDTGHNFPETIAFRDRLVKELGLELIVRNVQDSIDQGKVKEESGRYASRNQLQTTTLLDAIEEFKFDACIGGARRDEEKARAKERIFSVRDDFGQWDEKNQRPELFDMLNGQIELGQNVRVFPISNWTELDVWSYIEEEKIEIPSIYFAHTRATFLRDGLIWSADDDVVYRDEDEEVIERIVRFRTVGDMSCTAAVLSEASDISSVVQEIRDSSISERGARIDDKRSEAAMEKRKQQGYF, from the coding sequence ATGAAAAATACCTCACAAATAAATCCGTTAGAAAACGAAGCTATTTATATTTTTAGAGAAGTGGCAGCACAATTTGAAAAACCAGTTTTACTGTTTTCTGGAGGAAAAGACTCTATAACATTAGTAAGATTAGCTCAAAAGGCATTTTATCCTGCTAAGATTCCGTTTCCATTAATGCATATAGACACAGGTCATAATTTTCCTGAAACTATAGCCTTTAGAGACCGTTTGGTCAAAGAATTAGGTTTAGAATTAATAGTGAGAAATGTTCAGGATTCTATTGATCAAGGAAAAGTTAAAGAAGAATCTGGACGATACGCAAGCCGAAACCAATTACAAACAACAACACTTTTAGATGCTATTGAAGAGTTTAAATTTGATGCGTGTATTGGAGGAGCCAGACGTGATGAGGAAAAAGCAAGAGCAAAAGAACGTATCTTTTCAGTAAGAGATGATTTTGGACAATGGGACGAAAAAAATCAACGTCCCGAATTATTTGACATGCTAAATGGACAAATTGAATTGGGACAAAATGTACGTGTATTTCCAATTTCCAATTGGACGGAATTAGATGTTTGGTCCTATATAGAGGAAGAAAAAATTGAAATTCCTTCTATTTATTTTGCACATACAAGAGCTACTTTTTTAAGAGATGGATTAATATGGTCTGCTGACGATGACGTTGTTTATAGAGATGAAGATGAAGAAGTGATTGAAAGAATTGTACGTTTTAGAACCGTTGGAGATATGAGTTGCACAGCAGCTGTCTTATCCGAAGCTTCAGATATATCTAGTGTAGTACAAGAGATTCGCGATTCTTCAATATCAGAGCGAGGTGCTAGAATAGATGATAAGCGTTCTGAAGCTGCAATGGAGAAACGAAAACAACAAGGGTACTTTTAG
- a CDS encoding sulfate adenylyltransferase subunit 1, with translation MDVLKIATAGSVDDGKSTLIGRLLYDTKSLTSDKLEAIKNKSQQLGYDYLDFSLATDGLVAEREQGITIDVAHIYFSTVNKSYIIADTPGHVEYTRNMVTGASTSQAAIVLIDARKGVIEQTNRHFFINNLLRIKTVIVAINKMDLVDFSEERYNEIKSEFEVLMSKRDYQDQNIKFIPVSALKGDNVVNKSENTPWYTGETLLEHLENINQKDVLNTGTPRFPVQYVIRPKTEEFHDFRGYAGKVYGGELSVGDEVVILPSQTKSKIKEIHFYNQKVQTASRRSSVLITLDDDVNISRGDMIVKANDLPVIDKQFTATISWMDSQNLASGNKYVIQHGVNKVLAKVDTIHHKINPDYSGIDQSAQVLNMNDIASVTFKLNKPIFYDAFKDHRTNGSFIIIDSKSNNTVGAGFIQ, from the coding sequence ATGGACGTATTAAAAATAGCAACAGCAGGTAGCGTTGATGATGGAAAAAGCACATTAATTGGAAGATTATTGTACGATACAAAATCACTTACTTCAGACAAATTAGAAGCTATAAAAAATAAAAGTCAGCAACTAGGTTATGATTATTTAGATTTTTCTTTGGCTACAGATGGTTTAGTTGCCGAGAGAGAACAGGGAATCACTATTGATGTTGCTCATATTTATTTTTCTACAGTTAACAAAAGTTACATCATTGCAGATACTCCAGGTCATGTTGAGTATACTAGAAATATGGTCACTGGTGCGTCAACGTCTCAAGCAGCTATTGTTTTAATAGATGCAAGAAAAGGAGTGATTGAGCAGACCAATCGTCATTTTTTTATAAATAATTTATTACGAATTAAGACCGTTATTGTAGCTATAAATAAGATGGATTTAGTTGATTTTTCTGAAGAGAGATACAATGAGATAAAATCTGAATTTGAAGTTTTGATGAGCAAACGAGACTATCAAGACCAAAACATTAAATTTATTCCAGTAAGTGCTTTAAAAGGTGATAATGTTGTTAATAAATCAGAAAATACACCTTGGTATACTGGTGAAACATTATTGGAGCATTTGGAAAATATTAATCAAAAAGATGTATTAAATACAGGTACACCTAGGTTTCCTGTGCAATATGTTATTCGTCCTAAAACCGAAGAATTTCACGATTTTAGAGGTTATGCAGGTAAGGTTTATGGAGGTGAATTAAGTGTTGGAGATGAGGTTGTTATTCTTCCTTCTCAGACTAAATCCAAGATTAAAGAGATTCATTTTTATAATCAAAAAGTACAAACTGCATCAAGACGCTCGTCGGTATTAATTACTTTAGATGATGATGTAAATATTAGTAGAGGAGACATGATTGTTAAAGCCAATGATTTACCTGTTATTGATAAACAATTTACAGCGACCATTTCTTGGATGGATTCTCAAAATTTAGCCTCAGGTAATAAGTATGTTATACAACATGGTGTCAACAAAGTATTAGCAAAAGTGGATACTATTCATCATAAAATAAATCCTGATTATTCTGGGATTGATCAGTCTGCACAGGTGTTGAACATGAATGATATTGCATCAGTGACTTTTAAATTAAATAAGCCTATATTTTATGATGCATTTAAAGACCATAGGACAAATGGTTCTTTTATTATTATAGATAGTAAATCTAATAATACGGTAGGTGCAGGATTTATACAATAG
- the epsC gene encoding serine O-acetyltransferase EpsC, protein MQETLQIPFRFKEKVEDLAKELFYCALETSDQQEQLFKNIKDAFFYVSQALDCGVCNTKWDQFKTGVKALKPKLQLDAEAAYNNDPAAKSVKEVYLAYPGFYAIAMYRLSHILWQLDVPVLPRMISEYAHGITGADIHPGATIGDSFFIDHATGVVIGETAIIYNNVIIYQGVTLGGIKVEKALENTKRHPTIKDNVTIYANATILGGDVIIGEGSVIGANVWITKSIPEQSLVTYKSDIKITNKYSK, encoded by the coding sequence ATGCAGGAGACGTTACAAATTCCATTTAGGTTTAAAGAGAAAGTAGAAGACTTAGCAAAAGAGTTGTTTTATTGTGCGTTAGAGACTTCTGACCAACAGGAACAGCTTTTTAAAAATATTAAAGATGCCTTTTTTTATGTTTCTCAGGCATTAGATTGCGGAGTTTGTAATACAAAATGGGATCAGTTTAAAACAGGAGTTAAAGCTTTAAAACCAAAATTACAATTGGATGCAGAAGCTGCTTATAATAATGATCCTGCAGCAAAAAGTGTTAAAGAAGTTTATTTAGCTTACCCTGGATTTTACGCTATAGCAATGTATAGATTAAGTCATATTTTATGGCAATTAGATGTGCCTGTTTTACCACGTATGATATCGGAATATGCGCATGGTATAACTGGAGCAGATATACATCCTGGTGCTACAATTGGAGACTCATTTTTTATAGATCATGCTACAGGAGTTGTTATTGGAGAAACAGCAATTATATATAACAATGTAATTATTTATCAAGGAGTAACTCTTGGTGGTATTAAAGTCGAAAAAGCTTTAGAAAACACTAAAAGGCACCCAACAATTAAGGATAATGTTACCATTTATGCCAATGCCACTATATTAGGAGGTGACGTTATTATTGGAGAAGGATCTGTAATTGGAGCTAATGTATGGATCACTAAATCTATTCCAGAACAATCTTTAGTCACTTACAAATCAGATATTAAAATCACCAATAAATACAGCAAATGA
- the cysM gene encoding cysteine synthase CysM — translation MSILKQIGNTPLVEATNLVSKPNVKLLLKLEGDNPGGSVKDRPAYNMIAEAVKRGDIKKGGHIVEATSGNTGIALAYVASLFGINISLVMPENSTIERVKTMRAYGAEVVLTDAQRGIEGSRDVAFKMRDEKGYLLLNQFENNDNWKAHYKTTGPEIWKDTKGEVTHFVSAMGTTGTIMGTSTFLKEQNKDIQIIGAQPADGSSIPGIRKWSPDYVPSIFNPSKVDQVIEVSQEEATAMTKRLAKEEGILAGMSSGGSVATAIKLIETLNQGVVVAIICDRGDRYLSSTLFD, via the coding sequence ATGAGTATTTTAAAACAAATAGGTAACACACCATTAGTAGAAGCCACCAATTTAGTATCAAAACCTAACGTTAAGTTGCTTTTAAAACTAGAAGGTGATAATCCAGGAGGAAGTGTAAAAGATAGACCTGCTTATAATATGATTGCCGAAGCTGTAAAACGTGGCGACATAAAAAAAGGAGGACATATAGTAGAAGCTACAAGTGGTAACACTGGTATAGCTTTGGCTTATGTAGCCAGTTTATTTGGGATTAATATTTCTTTAGTAATGCCAGAAAACTCCACTATCGAGCGTGTCAAAACAATGCGAGCTTATGGAGCAGAGGTTGTTTTAACAGATGCCCAACGTGGTATTGAAGGCTCAAGAGATGTTGCTTTTAAAATGAGAGATGAAAAAGGTTATTTATTGTTAAATCAATTTGAAAATAACGACAACTGGAAAGCGCATTATAAAACCACAGGTCCAGAAATTTGGAAAGATACAAAAGGAGAAGTGACGCACTTTGTATCTGCAATGGGTACTACAGGAACCATTATGGGGACTTCAACATTTTTAAAAGAACAAAATAAAGACATTCAAATAATAGGTGCGCAACCAGCCGATGGATCTAGTATACCAGGCATCCGTAAATGGTCTCCAGATTACGTACCAAGTATTTTTAATCCATCTAAAGTTGATCAAGTTATCGAAGTTAGTCAAGAAGAAGCAACAGCAATGACTAAACGATTAGCAAAGGAAGAAGGTATCTTAGCAGGTATGAGTAGTGGTGGGTCTGTAGCAACCGCTATAAAATTAATCGAAACTTTAAATCAAGGCGTTGTCGTTGCAATTATTTGCGACAGAGGTGACCGTTATTTGTCTTCTACCTTATTTGATTAG
- a CDS encoding acyloxyacyl hydrolase — protein MKSYFSCLFLCCVFLATAQQEKNPFTLDANFFYGNITEHNSDISHLIKGHPTGFILSYNKKTFGQNAWESRYNYPDYGASIIYQDFKNETLGNNLGVYAHYNFYFLKRNLVFRIGQGLAYNSNPYDKVDNYRNNAFGTRLLSSTYVMLNYKKENIFQGFGLQTGLSLIHYSNANIKAPNSSINSITLNLGVNYRLDSNNSPEYIKHIDEAFTEKVKYNFAFRTGVNESDIIDSGQYVFYIVSAYADKRLNKKSAIQLGTDVFFSNFLKTHIRYKSVAFPLDNVSGDEDYKRVGVFVGHELFISKTSLITQLGYYVYYPFDFEGRVYNRVGLKRYFGDKIYGALTLKSHGAKAEAVELGIGIRL, from the coding sequence ATGAAGTCTTATTTTAGTTGTTTATTTTTATGTTGTGTCTTTTTAGCTACAGCACAACAAGAAAAAAATCCGTTTACCTTAGATGCTAATTTTTTCTATGGAAATATAACAGAGCATAACAGTGATATTTCACATTTAATAAAAGGACACCCAACTGGTTTTATTTTAAGTTATAATAAAAAGACATTTGGTCAAAATGCTTGGGAAAGCAGATATAACTATCCAGATTATGGAGCGTCAATTATTTATCAGGATTTTAAAAATGAAACGTTAGGCAATAACCTTGGTGTCTATGCACATTATAATTTTTACTTTTTAAAACGAAACTTAGTATTCAGAATCGGTCAAGGCTTAGCATACAATTCTAATCCGTATGATAAGGTAGATAATTACCGTAATAATGCATTTGGTACACGCTTGTTAAGCAGTACTTATGTGATGCTTAATTATAAAAAAGAAAATATTTTTCAAGGATTTGGATTACAAACTGGTTTATCTTTAATCCATTATTCAAACGCTAACATTAAAGCGCCAAACAGCTCTATAAATAGTATTACATTAAATTTAGGAGTTAATTATCGTTTAGATTCAAATAATTCACCAGAATATATCAAGCATATTGACGAAGCATTTACAGAAAAAGTAAAGTATAATTTTGCTTTCAGAACAGGTGTTAACGAAAGTGATATTATAGATTCTGGACAATACGTTTTTTACATTGTTTCTGCATATGCAGATAAGCGTTTAAATAAAAAAAGTGCCATACAATTAGGAACAGATGTCTTTTTCTCTAATTTTTTAAAAACTCATATTAGATATAAATCAGTTGCCTTTCCTTTAGATAATGTCTCTGGAGACGAAGATTATAAACGTGTAGGTGTTTTTGTAGGTCATGAGTTATTTATTAGTAAAACATCATTAATTACACAACTAGGTTATTATGTGTATTACCCATTTGATTTTGAAGGTCGTGTTTATAATAGAGTAGGTTTAAAACGCTATTTTGGAGATAAAATTTATGGAGCTTTAACCCTTAAGTCTCATGGTGCCAAAGCAGAAGCAGTAGAATTAGGAATAGGAATAAGATTATAA
- a CDS encoding head GIN domain-containing protein — MKKIIYILSVIVLFSCDSENAPDCFQNSGDIVQQEIAVDGFTKITVYENIELFIEQGLTQKVVLETGENLANDVDVYVENGRLILKDNNGCNLTRDYGITKIYVTTPNVTEVRNSSNLDVHSIGVLNFPDLKLYSEDDSGDYYNVGVFNMEVNCTDLVVVINNITTNIISGTTENLRVNHASGNGRFEGRYLIAQNVTIYHRGTNDIIVNPQLSLIASLVSTGDVIAVNTPPTVTISQQFDGQVIFE, encoded by the coding sequence ATGAAAAAAATAATATACATACTATCAGTAATAGTTCTATTTAGTTGTGATTCTGAAAACGCACCAGATTGTTTTCAAAATTCGGGAGATATCGTACAACAAGAAATTGCTGTAGATGGGTTTACCAAGATTACGGTATATGAAAATATCGAATTATTTATAGAACAAGGTCTGACGCAAAAAGTAGTTTTAGAAACTGGAGAAAACTTAGCAAACGATGTTGATGTCTATGTGGAAAACGGACGATTGATTTTAAAGGACAATAACGGTTGTAATTTAACAAGGGATTATGGGATTACTAAAATATATGTTACCACACCTAACGTGACAGAAGTTAGAAACAGTAGTAATTTAGACGTGCATAGTATTGGTGTTTTAAATTTTCCAGATTTAAAATTGTATTCTGAAGATGATTCTGGAGATTATTATAATGTAGGTGTTTTTAATATGGAAGTTAATTGTACCGATTTAGTAGTGGTAATTAATAATATAACTACAAATATAATCTCTGGTACAACAGAGAATTTAAGAGTTAATCATGCGTCTGGTAATGGGCGTTTTGAAGGACGCTATTTAATAGCTCAAAACGTAACTATTTATCATCGTGGTACAAATGATATTATAGTAAATCCGCAACTTAGCTTAATAGCTAGTTTGGTTAGTACAGGAGATGTTATCGCTGTTAATACACCACCAACAGTTACAATTTCGCAACAATTTGATGGACAAGTAATTTTTGAGTAA
- the gldA gene encoding gliding motility-associated ABC transporter ATP-binding subunit GldA: MSIKVENITKVYGSQKALNNISFEINRPEIVGFLGPNGAGKSTMMKILTTYINPTSGDAEVNGHHILTDTKNVQKSVGYLPEHNPLYLEQYVREYLSFNANVYNVDKSRIEEVITLTGLTPEAHKTIGQLSKGYRQRVGLANALLHNPEVLILDEPTTGLDPNQLIDIRNLIKNLGKDKTVFLSTHIMQEVEAMCDRVIIINNGEIVANKKLKELRDGQQQIVIVEFDYRIEEAFLLKLPNAKHVKNIHDFTYEITFGTSEDMRSHVFDFAHDNELKILQLNQKNASLESLFRELTS, encoded by the coding sequence ATGTCAATTAAAGTAGAAAACATAACTAAGGTTTATGGCTCGCAGAAGGCTTTAAACAATATTTCTTTTGAAATTAATCGTCCCGAAATTGTCGGTTTTTTAGGTCCTAATGGCGCAGGAAAATCTACAATGATGAAAATCTTAACAACCTACATCAATCCTACATCAGGCGATGCGGAAGTTAATGGACATCATATTTTAACTGACACAAAAAATGTTCAAAAAAGTGTTGGCTATTTACCAGAACACAACCCTTTATATTTAGAACAATATGTAAGAGAATATTTAAGCTTTAACGCTAATGTCTATAATGTTGACAAATCGCGTATTGAAGAGGTTATTACGCTTACTGGATTAACACCTGAGGCACATAAAACTATTGGACAACTATCCAAAGGTTACAGACAACGTGTTGGTTTAGCAAACGCCTTACTACATAATCCTGAGGTTTTAATCTTAGACGAACCTACGACAGGTCTGGATCCTAATCAATTAATTGACATTAGAAATCTAATTAAAAATTTAGGAAAAGATAAAACTGTATTTTTATCTACACACATTATGCAAGAAGTTGAAGCCATGTGCGATCGTGTTATTATTATTAATAACGGTGAAATTGTTGCCAACAAAAAACTAAAAGAATTGCGCGATGGACAGCAACAAATTGTTATTGTGGAATTTGATTATAGAATTGAAGAAGCTTTTTTATTAAAATTACCTAATGCAAAACATGTTAAAAACATCCACGATTTTACTTACGAAATCACGTTTGGAACGTCAGAAGATATGCGTAGCCATGTCTTTGATTTTGCTCATGATAACGAATTAAAGATTTTACAACTTAATCAAAAAAACGCAAGTCTAGAAAGTCTATTTAGAGAACTAACAAGTTAG
- a CDS encoding prephenate dehydratase: protein MIKSVAIQGIKGSFHHIVSQNYFQTNVSIVPFLSFDQTVESVLNKQTDAAIMAIENSIAGSIIPNYALIDTNNLHVVGEYYLDIQHNLMALPNQKIEDITEVYSHPMALLQCKAFFKQYPHIKLIEDKDTAEVAERIHNKQLKNTGAIASTLAAQIFELDILAKSIQTIKHNETRFVIVKQDNSEIAEAEINKASIKFELDHKRGSLATILNVMSDCKLNLTKIQSLPIIETPWKYAFFVDVTFQDYQDFKKAKSIMDIMATHFKVIGQYKNAKI, encoded by the coding sequence TTGATAAAATCAGTAGCTATACAAGGTATTAAAGGATCATTTCATCACATTGTGTCTCAAAATTATTTTCAGACTAATGTTAGTATTGTTCCGTTTTTGTCTTTTGACCAAACAGTGGAAAGTGTCCTTAATAAACAGACAGATGCAGCAATAATGGCTATTGAAAACTCAATTGCAGGCTCCATTATACCTAATTATGCGCTAATTGATACTAATAATTTACACGTAGTAGGAGAGTATTATTTAGATATTCAACACAACTTAATGGCTTTGCCAAATCAAAAGATTGAGGACATTACAGAAGTATATTCTCATCCTATGGCTTTGTTGCAATGTAAAGCCTTTTTTAAGCAATATCCTCATATTAAACTTATAGAAGATAAGGATACTGCTGAGGTTGCGGAACGTATCCATAATAAACAATTAAAAAATACAGGAGCTATTGCAAGTACTTTAGCTGCGCAGATATTTGAGCTAGATATTTTAGCAAAAAGCATCCAGACTATTAAGCATAACGAAACCCGTTTTGTTATTGTAAAACAAGATAATTCTGAAATCGCTGAAGCGGAAATTAATAAAGCGTCTATAAAATTTGAATTAGACCATAAAAGAGGAAGTTTAGCAACCATTTTAAATGTCATGAGTGATTGCAAATTAAACTTAACAAAAATACAATCTTTGCCAATCATTGAAACTCCTTGGAAGTATGCCTTTTTTGTGGATGTAACCTTTCAAGATTATCAAGATTTCAAAAAAGCAAAATCTATAATGGATATTATGGCCACCCATTTTAAAGTTATAGGTCAATATAAAAATGCGAAAATATAA